GTCTACGAAGTTCGCCCGGGCGTCATCAAAAGCGATATGACATCTGCAGTGACAGAGAAATACGACAAGCTGATCGAAGAGGGTTTGACACTGGACCGCCGCTGGGGTGACCCGTCGGATATCGGTCTCGCTGTCCGATCACTTGTCGACGGACAGATTCCCTATGCGACTGGGCAGGTTCTCAAGATCGACGGTGGAATGACGATCACAAGCTTGTAATCGGTCTGTCAATCTCGACTAATTCCCGCCAGCGTCTTCCGTCAGCGAACGACTATCGAGAAGCCCGCCTGACTTATGCGCATCGCGGAAGAACGTTCTCATCTCAAGCATCGGCGGTCCGAGAAGGAGAATCAATATCGGTGGAGCTAGGCAAATGACCACGGGAAACAACATCTTGATCGTTGTTTGATTCGCTCTCTCCTCAGAACGTTGTCGAGACTGGCGGCGAATTCCATCTGCAAATTCAGTCACTGCTGTCGCAACGTGCGTCCCCGTTTTCTCTGATTGACTTAAAAGCGTCGCCAGTGTTTTGACATCGTCTGCGTCGACTCGATTGGCGAATTCTTTGAGTGCCTTCGTCATCGTGGCAGCGTCCGCATGTCGACGCACAACTTCCAGTTCCACTGCGAGATCAGGATGAAAGAACTCAATTTCCCGCGACACCTGATAGAGAGATTCGCGCAGCCCGAGCCCGCCACTTAAACACATCCGCACGATGTCCAAAGCATCCGGCAACCCCTTCTGAATACGAGCCAGTCGCAACCCCGCTTGTCGATTGATGATCACGCGTGGAATAACGTAC
This DNA window, taken from Thalassoglobus sp. JC818, encodes the following:
- a CDS encoding type II secretion system F family protein, translated to MSSQDLSIFIGFASSTLLVLIAGMTVLRARSRVRNISEVKPRLEVARPNFLRRSMAGAIPGIGSEYDLLERDLKRAGFYSSYALIEYLSARNTIVVLLLIVGGVLAIAAPPTTPLPKTVLFITLIAVSIAYVIPRVIINRQAGLRLARIQKGLPDALDIVRMCLSGGLGLRESLYQVSREIEFFHPDLAVELEVVRRHADAATMTKALKEFANRVDADDVKTLATLLSQSEKTGTHVATAVTEFADGIRRQSRQRSEERANQTTIKMLFPVVICLAPPILILLLGPPMLEMRTFFRDAHKSGGLLDSRSLTEDAGGN